A single window of Herpetosiphonaceae bacterium DNA harbors:
- the folK gene encoding 2-amino-4-hydroxy-6-hydroxymethyldihydropteridine diphosphokinase yields MFNRTSPTPHQVYLGLGANLGDRAATLRAARARLAPSFTVLGCSSLYQTPPWGVTDQPPFLNAVCYGQTALAPAELLTFLKALERDLGRIATRRWGPRAIDLDILLFDDLILQTPTLTIPHPLLHERPFVLIPLRELAPDLRHPALGTTIADLAQALPEPDLQVIAQAW; encoded by the coding sequence ATGTTTAATCGTACATCGCCAACCCCTCATCAGGTCTATCTTGGTCTGGGCGCGAACCTGGGCGATCGAGCGGCAACGCTGCGCGCCGCACGCGCCCGGCTGGCGCCCAGCTTTACGGTGCTCGGCTGCTCCAGCCTGTACCAGACACCGCCCTGGGGCGTGACCGATCAGCCGCCGTTTCTGAACGCGGTCTGCTACGGTCAGACCGCGCTCGCTCCCGCCGAGCTGCTCACCTTCCTCAAAGCTCTGGAGCGCGACCTGGGCCGCATCGCTACCCGGCGCTGGGGTCCACGGGCGATCGATCTGGATATTCTGCTGTTCGATGACCTGATCCTCCAGACTCCCACCCTCACCATTCCTCATCCGCTGCTGCATGAGCGGCCATTCGTGCTGATCCCGCTCCGTGAGCTGGCCCCCGATCTGCGGCATCCTGCGCTTGGCACAACAATTGCCGATCTAGCTCAGGCATTGCCCGAACCTGACCTACAGGTGATTGCTCAAGCGTGGTAA
- a CDS encoding anti-sigma regulatory factor — MAEPKVIMISSDLDIVAARMVARDTARALGFGAIDQARIATAISELARNIYLYAGEGSVTVKEATNGLRRGIEVVCEDRGPGIADINLVMQDGYTSSKGMGMGLPGAKRLMDEFEISSRVGQGTKVICRKWSR; from the coding sequence ATGGCCGAGCCTAAGGTCATCATGATCAGCAGCGATCTCGATATCGTCGCTGCGCGCATGGTAGCCCGCGACACGGCTCGTGCGCTGGGCTTCGGCGCGATCGACCAGGCGCGGATCGCTACGGCCATCAGCGAGCTAGCCCGCAATATCTACCTGTATGCCGGGGAGGGTAGTGTCACCGTCAAGGAAGCGACCAACGGCCTGCGGCGCGGCATCGAGGTGGTCTGCGAGGATCGCGGTCCTGGCATCGCCGACATCAATCTGGTGATGCAAGATGGCTATACCTCGTCCAAAGGCATGGGCATGGGCCTGCCGGGCGCGAAGCGTTTGATGGATGAGTTCGAGATCAGCAGCCGGGTCGGTCAGGGCACTAAAGTCATCTGCCGTAAGTGGTCGCGCTAG
- a CDS encoding response regulator: MLLLIGALAADRFRVTNRMQLEQTDLVQVRLNEAFGLLRDMRVAEQSYVMTGNESALTLYDQALAEYPRVVADLGRNATVISERMPQFEQELVAFEEAADEWQSFARRTIDQRRLAGLDQAQQGQVVSQSSRLFGEIRDHYIKALPYINADREALRASHRWLVNTSLALLVVVTGSTFGTLMYGISLVRRIGLLASTQQQRQDRQNLYTQVITALNGPTQYQPLLSQSLPLLIESVGAQAGVVYSYTNGLLIPSAAVGVDKDTLEPLRPNEGLPGRALHQERIIVVGDLPADTPFRIHTGMGVAAPRSLATVPLRYGKQLLGVLVIASVQRLEDADIQLLNLTGSQLATAISNVRAFEEAQHIADQLAENNAYLARLLEASDTLQDIGRELVVQSDLQTLLELVCRETRRLLRGDYTAVATLADASGATRWAAIDGAASSTFRNTIFPPHSGTAGRVIDTAGPIVIQHFGENPAFPPEEFPIHVAEGMKSSLAVPLFRKETPVGALIIGYRTEHEITDAEIELATALASYASIAIENARLLSELQRERDLAELRAHELAEKNKEVERANRLKSEFVANMSHELRTPLNSILALSQILLDRLDGELNEEQDKQVRIIERNGQNLLRLINDILDLSKIEAGRIDLVPSSFKISDVISAVQNTVAPLVLDKGLQLQVELPPDLPICYTDENKLKQILLNLLSNAAKFTERGGVTVRVTKGREVGTSTNDDAQGSWITIEVQDTGIGIAPEDQATVWEEFRQIDGSLARQYEGTGLGLAIVRRLVQLMGGEIELSSAVGQGSTFRFSLPTHLTQQPAAAQPPAVAQSERPRVAEERYRSSDKPLVLVVDDDVEVVYILEKYLRDDGYQIESAQNGEEAITKARQLHPFAMTLDVMLPGRDGWEVIQELKSDPQTSDIQIIMLSMLDNRQLGYSLGATDYLVKPVSRNDLLRRLGQLRDGQALRNVVVVDDDPIESRVLATALRDEGLNVTTFTGGPPALEWLAENTPDLITLDLMMPGMDGFEVLDAIRRQEHLKHVPVLVITAKDIFPEDRERLNGRIAAIIQKGPRQREELLLEVRETLNRRRLKANALEQ; encoded by the coding sequence ATGCTGCTGCTGATCGGTGCGCTGGCCGCAGATCGCTTTCGCGTAACCAACCGGATGCAGCTCGAACAGACCGATCTGGTTCAGGTGCGATTGAATGAGGCGTTCGGCTTGCTGCGCGACATGCGTGTTGCCGAGCAGAGCTATGTGATGACGGGCAACGAGTCGGCGCTGACGCTGTACGACCAGGCGCTGGCCGAGTATCCCAGAGTGGTGGCCGATCTGGGGCGCAACGCCACGGTGATCAGCGAGCGTATGCCGCAGTTCGAGCAAGAGCTGGTGGCATTCGAGGAGGCGGCGGACGAGTGGCAGAGCTTTGCGCGGCGCACGATCGATCAGCGGCGGCTGGCAGGGCTGGACCAGGCCCAGCAGGGGCAGGTCGTCTCGCAGAGCAGCCGTCTCTTCGGCGAGATTCGCGATCATTACATCAAAGCGCTGCCCTACATCAACGCCGACCGCGAGGCGCTGCGCGCGTCGCACCGCTGGCTGGTCAACACCAGCCTGGCGCTCCTGGTGGTGGTCACGGGCTCGACGTTTGGGACCTTGATGTACGGGATCTCGCTGGTCCGTCGGATTGGCCTGCTGGCGAGCACCCAGCAGCAGCGGCAGGATCGTCAGAATCTCTATACCCAGGTGATCACCGCGCTCAATGGCCCGACCCAATACCAGCCGCTCCTGAGCCAGTCGCTGCCGCTGCTGATCGAGAGCGTCGGCGCGCAGGCTGGCGTGGTCTATAGCTACACCAACGGCCTACTGATCCCTTCGGCGGCGGTCGGCGTCGATAAGGATACGCTGGAGCCGCTACGGCCTAACGAGGGCTTGCCGGGCCGCGCGCTGCACCAGGAGCGCATTATCGTCGTGGGCGACCTGCCCGCCGATACGCCGTTTCGGATTCATACCGGGATGGGCGTGGCAGCGCCGCGCAGCCTGGCGACGGTGCCGCTGCGCTACGGCAAGCAACTGCTGGGCGTGCTGGTAATCGCCAGTGTGCAGCGTCTAGAAGATGCCGATATCCAACTGCTAAACCTGACGGGCTCGCAGCTCGCCACCGCGATCAGCAACGTGCGGGCGTTTGAAGAGGCGCAGCATATCGCCGATCAGCTGGCGGAGAACAACGCCTACCTGGCGCGTCTGCTCGAGGCAAGCGATACGCTGCAAGACATCGGGCGCGAGCTGGTGGTGCAGAGCGATCTGCAAACCCTGCTTGAGCTCGTCTGCCGTGAGACGCGGCGGCTGCTGCGGGGCGACTACACGGCGGTGGCGACGCTGGCGGACGCGAGCGGCGCGACGCGCTGGGCGGCGATCGACGGCGCGGCCTCGTCGACGTTTCGCAACACGATCTTCCCGCCGCATAGCGGCACGGCAGGCCGCGTGATCGATACCGCCGGGCCGATCGTGATCCAGCACTTTGGCGAAAATCCCGCCTTTCCACCTGAGGAGTTTCCGATCCACGTCGCGGAAGGCATGAAGTCGTCGCTGGCGGTGCCGCTGTTCCGCAAGGAAACGCCGGTCGGCGCGCTGATCATCGGCTACCGCACCGAGCACGAGATCACGGATGCCGAGATCGAGCTGGCGACCGCACTGGCCTCGTACGCATCGATCGCGATCGAGAACGCGCGGCTGCTGTCCGAGCTACAGCGCGAGCGCGATCTGGCCGAGCTGCGCGCCCATGAATTGGCCGAGAAGAATAAAGAGGTTGAGCGGGCAAATCGCCTGAAGAGCGAGTTTGTGGCGAACATGAGCCACGAGCTGCGCACGCCGCTCAACTCGATCCTGGCGCTGTCACAGATCTTGCTCGACCGCCTGGACGGCGAGCTAAACGAAGAACAGGACAAGCAGGTCCGCATCATCGAGCGGAACGGCCAGAATCTTCTCCGCCTGATCAACGATATTCTCGACCTGTCGAAGATCGAAGCGGGTCGTATCGATCTGGTGCCCTCATCGTTTAAGATCTCAGATGTGATCAGCGCCGTGCAGAATACAGTCGCGCCGCTGGTGCTGGATAAGGGCTTGCAGTTGCAGGTGGAGCTACCGCCCGATCTGCCGATCTGCTACACCGACGAGAATAAGCTCAAGCAGATCTTGCTGAATCTGCTGAGCAATGCGGCTAAGTTCACCGAGCGCGGCGGCGTGACGGTGCGCGTCACCAAGGGTCGTGAGGTTGGCACAAGCACCAACGACGATGCTCAGGGGTCGTGGATCACAATCGAGGTGCAGGATACCGGCATCGGCATCGCGCCTGAGGATCAGGCGACGGTGTGGGAGGAGTTCCGGCAGATCGACGGGTCGCTGGCGCGGCAGTACGAGGGCACCGGCCTGGGCCTGGCGATCGTGCGGCGGCTGGTGCAACTGATGGGCGGCGAGATCGAGCTGAGCAGCGCCGTGGGCCAGGGCTCGACGTTCCGCTTCTCGCTGCCGACGCATCTCACGCAGCAGCCAGCCGCCGCGCAGCCGCCTGCTGTGGCGCAGAGCGAGCGGCCCCGTGTCGCCGAGGAGCGCTACCGCTCAAGCGATAAGCCGCTGGTGCTGGTGGTCGACGACGATGTCGAGGTGGTGTATATCCTGGAGAAGTACCTGCGCGACGACGGCTATCAGATTGAGTCGGCGCAGAACGGCGAAGAAGCGATCACCAAGGCGCGGCAGCTTCATCCATTCGCGATGACCCTGGATGTGATGCTGCCCGGTCGGGATGGCTGGGAAGTGATTCAGGAGCTGAAGAGCGATCCGCAGACCAGCGATATTCAGATCATTATGCTGTCGATGCTGGACAACCGGCAGCTTGGCTATAGCCTGGGCGCGACGGACTATCTGGTCAAGCCGGTTTCGCGCAACGATCTGCTGCGGCGGCTCGGACAACTGCGCGATGGGCAGGCGCTGCGCAATGTCGTCGTGGTCGACGACGATCCGATCGAGTCGCGGGTGCTGGCAACGGCGCTCCGTGACGAGGGCTTGAACGTGACGACGTTTACGGGAGGGCCGCCCGCGCTGGAATGGCTGGCGGAGAACACGCCCGATCTGATCACGCTGGATCTAATGATGCCGGGGATGGACGGCTTCGAGGTGCTGGATGCGATTCGGCGTCAGGAGCATCTGAAGCACGTGCCGGTGCTGGTGATCACGGCGAAAGACATCTTTCCCGAAGATCGCGAGCGGCTCAACGGACGGATCGCGGCGATCATTCAAAAAGGCCCTCGCCAGCGCGAGGAGCTGCTGCTTGAGGTGCGTGAGACGCTCAACCGGCGCAGGCTCAAAGCGAACGCCCTGGAGCAGTAG
- a CDS encoding ATP-binding protein, with amino-acid sequence MEERLHIHDQAAALTDESSLAQLQAQNRLMLTLFRVSALIGAELESQDFAEAVVRTIAQTVPDVDKAVLWFFDRFEQRLRLAAVYGQPHIPALDPASRDQLALRLYEGHVGECVAARQPRVIEGRGALLHYQHTLDPNNAVIVAQLAALLPSTLRIICLPLYLGSIPVGALELFYTNPSAGPGHDDLPLLQVFADQLAVMFRNAQIYTEMSAQQRRLQAFDAVVTAITNASDIQQMLEQALSVTLYVVGAENGMVLLSDDGMVEVAVSYQLPAAAFAPGVRFALENTPCAEVIRSGQPSVQPLRVGHAWASSLPITIAAVALLPLLAGGTVVGVLVIALKIDNEPRLDWASLLAIGNQIGIAVANHKLYNASQRERRQLAGVIASIAESVIICDRRGYLVLSNDAAQTLLGQHLEVGTSLAELTRLLAMRTIDGQPLSIEETPLARSLRGEVYQNYELSITVGAGVELFISCSGAPLLADDGTIDGAVVVIRDVTAYKRYDAVRDEFVAVAAHELRAPLAAVKGYTDLLVQRALNDQSTTERDRRGIQMLSRQIEHLVRLVDNLLDVSRLDSGQLELYLQRVDLIGLIEASIDRISIGDANHQFVFDGPPHLEILCDQLRIQQVLTNLLSNAARYSAVGTLITVEVWLESGSDEHVVIAVRDQGVGMSPEVQAKVFERYYRANTATATSGLGLGVYLSREIVLRHGGRIWLESAPGQGTTFYVMLPMNPGSTS; translated from the coding sequence CTACAGGCCCAAAACCGGCTCATGCTGACGCTGTTTCGAGTGTCCGCGCTGATCGGCGCGGAGCTGGAATCCCAGGATTTTGCCGAGGCTGTGGTTCGGACGATCGCCCAGACGGTGCCCGATGTCGATAAGGCGGTGCTGTGGTTCTTCGACCGCTTCGAGCAGCGGCTGCGGCTGGCGGCGGTGTATGGTCAGCCCCATATCCCGGCGCTCGATCCAGCATCGCGCGACCAGCTTGCGCTGCGGCTGTACGAGGGCCATGTCGGCGAGTGCGTTGCCGCACGCCAGCCGCGCGTGATCGAAGGTCGCGGCGCGCTGCTCCACTATCAGCACACGCTCGATCCTAATAATGCCGTGATCGTCGCGCAGCTTGCTGCTTTGCTTCCATCGACGCTGCGGATCATTTGCTTGCCGCTGTACCTTGGCTCGATCCCGGTTGGCGCGCTGGAACTGTTCTACACCAATCCGAGCGCCGGGCCAGGCCACGATGATCTGCCGCTGTTGCAGGTCTTTGCCGATCAGCTTGCGGTGATGTTTCGCAATGCCCAGATCTATACCGAGATGAGCGCGCAGCAGCGGCGGCTACAGGCATTCGATGCGGTGGTGACGGCGATCACCAACGCCTCTGATATTCAACAGATGCTAGAGCAGGCGCTTTCGGTGACGCTCTATGTCGTCGGAGCCGAGAACGGCATGGTGCTGCTGAGCGATGACGGCATGGTCGAGGTGGCGGTGAGCTATCAGCTGCCTGCTGCGGCGTTTGCGCCCGGCGTGCGCTTTGCGCTGGAGAACACGCCCTGCGCCGAGGTGATCCGCTCCGGCCAGCCGAGCGTGCAGCCGCTACGAGTCGGGCATGCATGGGCCTCGTCGCTGCCGATCACAATCGCCGCGGTGGCGCTGCTGCCGCTGCTGGCCGGTGGTACCGTTGTCGGGGTGCTGGTGATCGCGCTGAAGATCGACAACGAGCCGCGCCTTGACTGGGCCTCGCTGCTGGCGATCGGCAATCAGATCGGTATCGCCGTCGCCAACCATAAGCTGTATAACGCCAGCCAGCGCGAGCGGCGACAGCTTGCGGGCGTGATCGCCTCGATTGCCGAGAGCGTGATCATCTGCGACCGCAGGGGCTATCTGGTGCTGTCGAACGACGCGGCGCAGACGCTCCTGGGGCAGCATCTTGAAGTCGGTACGTCGCTCGCCGAGCTGACGCGCCTCCTGGCGATGCGGACGATCGATGGGCAGCCGCTCTCGATCGAGGAGACGCCGCTGGCGCGGAGCTTGCGCGGCGAGGTCTACCAAAACTACGAGCTGAGCATCACCGTCGGCGCGGGCGTTGAGCTGTTTATCAGTTGCTCAGGCGCGCCGCTGCTGGCCGACGACGGCACGATCGATGGCGCGGTGGTCGTGATCCGCGATGTGACGGCCTACAAGCGGTACGACGCCGTGCGCGATGAGTTTGTGGCCGTGGCCGCACATGAGCTGCGCGCGCCGCTGGCGGCGGTTAAAGGCTATACCGATCTGCTGGTGCAGCGCGCGCTGAACGACCAGAGCACGACCGAGCGCGATCGTCGTGGTATTCAGATGCTCTCGCGGCAGATCGAGCATCTGGTTCGGCTGGTCGATAATCTGCTGGATGTGTCGCGGCTCGACTCGGGCCAGCTTGAGCTGTACCTTCAGCGAGTCGATCTGATCGGCCTGATCGAGGCCAGCATCGACCGGATCAGCATCGGCGATGCCAACCATCAGTTTGTGTTCGACGGCCCGCCGCACCTCGAAATCCTCTGCGATCAACTGCGCATCCAGCAGGTCTTGACCAACCTGCTCTCGAACGCCGCGCGCTACAGCGCCGTCGGAACGCTGATTACCGTCGAGGTCTGGCTAGAGTCCGGCAGCGACGAGCATGTTGTAATCGCGGTACGCGATCAAGGCGTCGGGATGTCGCCGGAGGTGCAGGCGAAGGTCTTTGAGCGCTACTATCGGGCCAATACGGCGACGGCGACGAGCGGCCTGGGCCTTGGCGTGTACTTGAGCCGCGAGATCGTGCTGCGGCATGGCGGTCGGATCTGGCTGGAGAGCGCGCCCGGCCAGGGCACGACGTTTTATGTGATGCTCCCGATGAATCCTGGCTCAACCTCATGA
- a CDS encoding replication-associated recombination protein A produces the protein MDLFAHAAQSDQERSAPLAARIRPRMLDEFVGQERIAGAGRLLQRALERGALFSMILWGPPGSGKTTLARLLAQASSAHFEQLSAVSAGVAELRKVIKEAQQRQGMYGERTVLFVDEIHRWNKAQQDAILPYVEDGTLILIGATTENPSFEVNGALLSRCRVITLEALSDDAIGMIVDRALTDAERGLGALRVDLADAARVLLINLANGDARAALNALEIAALSAAPDEAGRRALHADAIVEAYQRRHVQYDKAGELHYDAISALHKSVRDSDPDGALYWLGRMLRGGEDPLYIARRVVRMAVEDIGLAEPLALPQCIAAQQAVHFLGQPEGELALAQAVVYLCQAPKSNAVYRAYGGVLKDVEETRNEPVPLHLRNAATGLMQDLGYGKDYQYAHDFADAQVRQEHLPPNLAGRRYYQPTGRGFEATIAERLSWRYPADVPDAEAPPDAG, from the coding sequence ATGGATTTATTTGCTCATGCGGCCCAGTCGGATCAGGAGCGGTCTGCACCGCTGGCAGCGCGCATACGCCCACGCATGCTAGACGAGTTCGTCGGGCAGGAGCGTATCGCGGGAGCCGGGCGGCTGCTGCAACGGGCGCTGGAGCGCGGCGCGCTCTTCTCGATGATCTTGTGGGGACCGCCCGGCAGCGGCAAGACCACGCTGGCGCGGCTGCTGGCGCAGGCCAGCAGCGCCCACTTCGAGCAACTGTCGGCGGTCAGCGCGGGCGTTGCCGAGCTGCGCAAGGTGATCAAAGAGGCTCAGCAGCGCCAGGGGATGTACGGCGAGCGGACGGTGCTGTTTGTCGACGAGATCCACCGCTGGAACAAGGCGCAGCAGGACGCGATCCTGCCCTATGTCGAAGACGGCACGCTGATCCTGATCGGCGCGACGACCGAAAATCCCTCGTTCGAGGTCAACGGCGCGCTGCTGTCGCGCTGCCGGGTGATCACGCTGGAGGCGCTGAGCGACGACGCGATCGGGATGATCGTGGATCGCGCGCTGACCGACGCCGAGCGCGGCCTTGGGGCGCTGCGGGTGGATCTGGCCGACGCAGCGCGGGTGCTGCTGATCAACCTGGCGAACGGCGACGCGCGCGCGGCGCTCAACGCGCTGGAGATCGCGGCGCTGTCGGCGGCGCCCGACGAGGCCGGGCGGCGGGCGCTCCACGCCGACGCGATCGTCGAGGCCTATCAGCGCCGCCATGTGCAGTACGACAAAGCGGGCGAGCTGCACTACGACGCGATCTCGGCGCTGCACAAGTCGGTGCGCGATAGCGATCCCGATGGCGCGCTCTACTGGCTGGGGCGGATGCTGCGCGGCGGCGAAGATCCGCTGTATATCGCACGGCGCGTGGTGCGGATGGCGGTCGAGGACATCGGGCTGGCCGAGCCGCTAGCGCTGCCGCAGTGTATCGCCGCGCAGCAGGCAGTGCATTTTCTGGGACAGCCCGAAGGCGAGCTGGCGCTGGCTCAGGCGGTGGTCTATCTGTGCCAGGCTCCCAAGAGCAACGCCGTGTATCGGGCCTATGGCGGGGTGCTCAAGGATGTGGAAGAGACGCGCAACGAGCCGGTGCCGCTGCATCTGCGCAACGCGGCGACAGGCTTGATGCAAGACCTGGGCTATGGCAAGGACTACCAATATGCCCACGATTTCGCCGACGCTCAGGTCCGGCAGGAGCATCTGCCGCCGAACTTAGCGGGGCGGCGGTACTACCAGCCCACCGGGCGTGGCTTCGAGGCAACGATCGCCGAGCGGCTGTCCTGGCGCTATCCTGCCGATGTGCCCGATGCGGAAGCGCCGCCGGATGCGGGATAA
- a CDS encoding STAS domain-containing protein: MEIIRIPILKIEDFLIASIQTALHDVQAMDFKDSLLQRIYETKSKGVILDLTAIDVLDSFVGRLINDISQMSNLMGAKVVITGLQPAVAITLVELGLELPQVLTALNLEKGIAALRRVTEHSTNGRA; the protein is encoded by the coding sequence GTGGAGATCATTCGTATACCAATTCTCAAGATTGAGGATTTTCTGATTGCGTCGATCCAAACGGCGCTACACGACGTTCAGGCGATGGATTTTAAAGACAGCCTGCTGCAACGAATCTACGAAACCAAGTCCAAAGGCGTGATTCTCGATCTGACCGCGATCGACGTGCTCGATAGCTTCGTCGGGCGTTTGATCAACGATATTTCGCAAATGTCCAACCTGATGGGCGCGAAAGTCGTGATCACTGGCCTACAACCAGCCGTCGCCATCACCCTCGTCGAACTAGGCCTTGAACTTCCGCAGGTATTAACGGCGCTTAACCTGGAAAAAGGAATCGCGGCGCTACGTCGAGTCACGGAGCATAGCACCAATGGCCGAGCCTAA
- a CDS encoding response regulator, whose amino-acid sequence MASGATILVVEDNPDNMYVLDHLLTRKGYTVQQAVGGEEALEQIRRHQPALVLMDMQMPGMDGYTVVRELRRQPELVGLPVIAVTASSMPGDREQTLAAGCTDYVAKPINPRELMQLIEHYLRGGNRGEDPNRG is encoded by the coding sequence GTGGCGAGTGGAGCAACCATCCTGGTGGTCGAAGACAATCCTGATAACATGTATGTCTTAGACCACCTGCTGACCCGAAAAGGGTACACTGTACAACAAGCCGTAGGCGGCGAAGAGGCGCTGGAACAGATTCGGCGGCACCAACCGGCGCTGGTGCTGATGGATATGCAGATGCCCGGCATGGATGGCTATACTGTGGTGCGCGAGCTGCGTCGCCAGCCGGAGCTGGTCGGGCTGCCGGTGATCGCGGTGACGGCCAGCAGTATGCCCGGCGATCGGGAGCAGACGCTGGCTGCGGGTTGCACCGACTATGTTGCCAAGCCGATCAATCCGCGCGAGCTGATGCAACTCATAGAACATTATCTGCGAGGAGGAAACCGTGGCGAAGATCCTAATCGTGGATGA